A single window of Chitinophagales bacterium DNA harbors:
- a CDS encoding N-acetylmuramoyl-L-alanine amidase: MKNKLLLTSIVLLVCLMINSAFLNAPLYSIKTVVIDAGHGGKDTGCSGAHSREKDIALNIALKLGSYIEQNVPGVKVIYTRKTDVFIELHERAAIANHNQADLFISIHCNAAKNHPNVHGTETYIMGLDKSAENLDVSRRENSVILLENNYEHNYDGFDLNDYESNIIFSLYQNAFLNQSIDFASSIENEFKNQTKRYSRGVKQESFLVLYKTTMPSVLVEAGFLTNSAEETYLKSAEGQTYIASAIYRAFKAYKTKLEGVALPQASKIKRVEMGHTAMSNGDASTLIYKVQLYNAYQSLDLGNPDFERVGKIDIEENQRGIKQYVLATKFYDYDHALTALNDMKKAGFKHAQIVLYNNGKRIVN; the protein is encoded by the coding sequence ATGAAAAATAAACTGTTACTTACTTCAATTGTTTTGTTAGTGTGTTTAATGATAAATTCAGCTTTTTTGAATGCTCCTCTTTATTCCATCAAAACTGTAGTGATTGATGCAGGGCATGGAGGAAAAGACACTGGTTGTTCGGGCGCACACAGTCGAGAAAAAGATATAGCCTTGAACATTGCCTTAAAATTGGGTAGTTATATTGAGCAAAATGTTCCTGGTGTGAAGGTGATATATACTCGTAAAACGGACGTATTCATTGAATTACACGAAAGAGCTGCCATAGCCAATCACAATCAAGCAGACTTATTTATTTCGATTCACTGCAATGCAGCAAAAAATCATCCAAATGTGCATGGAACTGAAACTTACATAATGGGGTTGGATAAATCAGCAGAAAATTTGGATGTTTCGAGGCGTGAAAACTCGGTGATTTTGCTCGAAAATAATTATGAACACAATTACGATGGTTTTGATTTGAATGATTACGAGAGCAACATCATTTTTTCACTCTATCAAAATGCTTTTCTCAATCAAAGTATTGACTTTGCTTCATCAATTGAAAATGAATTTAAAAATCAAACTAAAAGGTACAGTCGAGGCGTAAAGCAAGAAAGTTTTTTGGTACTTTACAAAACAACGATGCCGAGTGTTTTGGTTGAAGCGGGTTTTTTAACCAATTCTGCCGAAGAAACCTACCTAAAATCAGCCGAAGGTCAAACATATATTGCATCGGCTATTTACCGAGCTTTCAAGGCATACAAAACAAAATTAGAAGGAGTAGCGTTGCCACAAGCAAGTAAAATCAAAAGAGTAGAGATGGGACATACGGCTATGTCAAATGGTGATGCTTCGACTTTGATTTATAAAGTACAACTATACAATGCCTATCAATCTTTAGATTTGGGAAATCCTGATTTCGAGCGGGTGGGCAAAATCGACATTGAAGAAAACCAAAGAGGCATTAAACAATACGTCTTGGCAACTAAGTTTTATGACTATGATCATGCTTTGACCGCACTCAACGACATGAAAAAAGCAGGTTTTAAACATGCTCAAATTGTATTGTACAACAATGGTAAGCGCATTGTCAATTAA
- a CDS encoding MlaD family protein, whose protein sequence is MKISNETKVGILAIVAIIILIFGYNYLKGKDLFSTDATFFAIYDRIDGLATSNPVQINGFQIGMVEDIYLKPDRSGKLVVKFTIDKEVNLPKDAKVKIVSSGLLGDKAVEVDLGKARTLKGLQYAESGDTLQGIIELGITELALEELMPIKDKVENMLTSLDSTLIEVKLLMRSNEFKAAFNNLGEVVNDLKGTLDNMNELTGSLNDFAASDLDKISVSLSNFQSASGDLKQLTAGLNGTKVKFDKVLDNTNTITQKFADIELEKMVAQTQTALAQVNSMMASIEAGEGTVGKVLKDENLYNNLEDTAESLNRLLVDFQQNPKDYVSFSLISIGGGKKKAEKEAKKKAEEEAKKKAEAKEVGETVEKENY, encoded by the coding sequence TTGAAGATTTCCAACGAAACCAAAGTAGGTATTTTAGCCATTGTCGCTATCATCATTCTCATTTTTGGTTATAATTACTTGAAAGGCAAAGATCTTTTTTCCACGGATGCTACCTTTTTTGCTATTTACGACAGAATAGATGGTTTAGCTACTTCTAATCCTGTTCAAATAAATGGTTTTCAGATAGGTATGGTAGAAGATATTTATCTGAAGCCTGACCGTTCGGGCAAACTTGTGGTCAAATTTACGATTGACAAGGAAGTGAATCTTCCGAAAGATGCCAAAGTGAAAATTGTGAGTTCTGGTTTGTTGGGCGACAAAGCTGTTGAAGTAGATTTGGGAAAAGCCCGCACTTTGAAGGGGCTGCAATATGCCGAATCTGGAGATACACTACAGGGTATTATTGAATTGGGTATCACCGAACTTGCCTTAGAAGAGCTAATGCCTATCAAAGACAAGGTAGAAAACATGCTAACTTCTTTGGATTCTACGCTGATTGAAGTCAAATTATTGATGCGTTCCAATGAATTTAAGGCTGCTTTCAACAATTTAGGTGAAGTGGTGAACGATTTGAAGGGAACTTTGGACAACATGAATGAATTGACTGGTAGCCTCAACGATTTTGCAGCTTCAGACCTTGACAAAATCAGTGTGAGTTTGAGTAATTTTCAATCTGCAAGTGGTGATTTGAAGCAATTGACTGCTGGCTTGAATGGAACTAAAGTGAAGTTTGACAAGGTGTTGGACAATACAAATACCATTACCCAAAAATTTGCGGATATAGAATTAGAGAAAATGGTGGCACAAACTCAAACTGCTTTGGCACAGGTGAATTCTATGATGGCAAGTATTGAAGCGGGAGAAGGCACTGTTGGGAAAGTATTGAAGGATGAAAATCTGTACAACAACTTGGAAGATACTGCCGAAAGTTTGAATCGCTTGTTGGTTGATTTTCAGCAAAACCCAAAGGATTATGTCAGTTTTTCTTTGATTTCTATTGGCGGCGGTAAGAAAAAGGCTGAGAAGGAGGCGAAGAAAAAAGCTGAGGAGGAAGCAAAGAAGAAGGCTGAGGCTAAGGAAGTGGGAGAAACAGTGGAAAAAGAAAACTACTAA
- a CDS encoding transglycosylase domain-containing protein produces MNSNKQPTSSEPKANSKKKRSFIRTFIYLFWAAFFVGILSFFLLFWGISNGMFGKLPSFVDLESPKNSLASEVYSADSVLLGKFYIENRSNVSYDEISSNLTKALIATEDVRFEEHSGIDFRSLVRAIVRMGKDGGASTITQQLAKNLFHGVQTSSKIERIQQKLKEWVIAVRLEKGYTKEEIITMYLNTVPFSNNAHGIKSASKVYFNKQPSELDVQEAAVLVGMLKASTKFNPIRNPELSKRRRNVVIGQMAKYNKISTEDADSISLLPLVTEYRQQDHNEGLATYFREYIKATMKDWSKNQVKVDGTSYDVFRDGLKIYTTINSKMQGYAEVAMGVHMRQLQQEFYDHWGDSRPWDYTLDGAKMQAIKVKEGEPWHGTNELIYRAIKNCDRYKRLKNDTELSEKEIEITFNTPTEMEIFSWTGKKDRPNHHITYPLPGVDSTYYYYDIDTTLTPIDSIKYYKMFLHSGMMVTDPQSGHILAWVGGINHKHFKYDNVRITSKRQVGSTFKPFVYTLAVQSGWSPCRKVPNVPVTFENFNNWTPKNAGTLYNGRMITLKTGLAHSINRISAYLMKYMTSPDAVIQLARKMGIESHMDPYPSLCLGTPDISVFEMTGAYSTYANKGFYTQPYPIIRIEDKSGTPLKLWVPHVEEVMSEQTAYAMISLLKGVVDIGTARRLRWKYKFEGEIAGKTGTTNDNSDGWFMGFTPNIVGGTWSGGDEKQIRFRSTRLGAGSNMALPIFAEFMTRVYADSSLNILQTARFEKPYRMSIETDCSKYAEALPSVADPGSPEDTSSTKTEDNYDYNDQFDN; encoded by the coding sequence ATGAATTCCAATAAACAGCCAACATCCTCTGAGCCTAAAGCAAATAGCAAGAAAAAAAGAAGTTTTATCCGAACATTTATTTATTTGTTTTGGGCAGCTTTTTTTGTAGGTATTCTCTCTTTTTTCTTGTTGTTTTGGGGAATTTCAAATGGTATGTTCGGAAAACTGCCTAGCTTCGTTGATTTGGAAAGTCCCAAAAACTCTTTAGCGTCAGAAGTTTATTCTGCCGACTCGGTATTGTTGGGCAAATTCTATATAGAAAATCGCTCCAATGTATCTTACGATGAAATTTCGTCCAACCTCACCAAAGCCCTTATTGCCACAGAAGATGTACGTTTTGAAGAACATTCAGGTATTGACTTTCGCTCATTGGTACGGGCCATTGTTAGGATGGGAAAGGACGGAGGGGCAAGTACGATTACCCAACAGCTTGCCAAAAATTTATTTCACGGTGTACAAACCTCTAGTAAGATAGAGCGAATCCAACAAAAATTGAAGGAATGGGTGATTGCGGTGCGTTTGGAAAAAGGTTATACCAAAGAAGAAATCATTACGATGTACCTCAATACTGTACCTTTTAGCAACAATGCTCATGGTATCAAATCTGCTTCAAAGGTGTACTTCAACAAACAACCTTCTGAACTTGATGTGCAAGAAGCGGCTGTTTTGGTTGGAATGCTCAAAGCAAGTACGAAGTTCAATCCAATACGAAATCCTGAACTTTCTAAACGCCGTCGAAACGTAGTCATTGGACAGATGGCCAAGTACAACAAGATTTCTACAGAAGATGCCGATTCTATTTCACTTCTTCCGTTGGTTACAGAGTACCGACAACAAGATCACAATGAAGGATTGGCGACTTATTTCAGGGAATACATCAAAGCAACTATGAAAGATTGGTCTAAAAACCAAGTGAAAGTAGATGGTACAAGCTACGATGTGTTCAGAGATGGTTTGAAAATTTATACGACCATTAACTCCAAAATGCAGGGTTATGCGGAGGTAGCGATGGGTGTTCACATGCGTCAACTTCAACAAGAATTTTACGATCACTGGGGCGATAGCCGTCCATGGGATTACACCTTAGATGGTGCAAAAATGCAAGCTATCAAGGTGAAAGAAGGTGAACCTTGGCATGGAACAAATGAATTGATTTACAGAGCTATCAAAAACTGTGACCGCTACAAAAGATTGAAAAACGATACGGAATTATCGGAAAAAGAAATAGAAATTACCTTCAATACACCTACTGAAATGGAGATATTTTCGTGGACAGGCAAAAAAGATCGCCCCAATCACCACATTACTTATCCATTACCAGGAGTAGATAGCACCTACTATTACTACGATATTGATACCACACTCACACCCATTGACTCCATCAAATACTATAAAATGTTTTTACATTCGGGTATGATGGTGACAGACCCGCAAAGTGGGCATATTTTGGCTTGGGTGGGCGGTATCAACCATAAACATTTCAAATACGACAATGTGCGAATCACTTCAAAGCGTCAAGTAGGTTCAACTTTCAAACCGTTTGTCTATACCCTTGCAGTTCAGAGCGGTTGGTCCCCCTGTCGTAAAGTACCCAATGTTCCTGTCACCTTTGAGAACTTCAATAACTGGACACCCAAAAATGCAGGAACGCTCTACAATGGGCGCATGATTACCCTCAAAACAGGACTGGCACATTCCATCAATCGAATTAGTGCTTATTTGATGAAATACATGACAAGTCCTGATGCGGTGATTCAATTGGCTCGAAAAATGGGCATCGAAAGCCACATGGATCCCTACCCTTCCCTCTGCTTGGGTACGCCCGATATTTCTGTTTTTGAAATGACGGGGGCTTATAGTACCTACGCCAACAAGGGTTTTTATACCCAACCTTACCCAATTATTCGCATTGAAGACAAAAGTGGTACGCCACTCAAATTATGGGTTCCTCACGTTGAAGAGGTGATGAGTGAGCAAACGGCTTATGCCATGATTTCTCTTCTAAAAGGAGTAGTAGATATTGGTACGGCTCGTCGTTTGCGCTGGAAATACAAATTTGAAGGAGAAATAGCAGGAAAAACGGGTACAACCAATGACAACTCAGACGGTTGGTTTATGGGTTTCACGCCCAATATCGTTGGAGGTACTTGGAGTGGAGGAGATGAGAAACAAATTCGCTTCCGTAGCACCCGATTGGGGGCAGGTTCCAATATGGCATTGCCCATTTTTGCAGAATTCATGACCCGAGTATATGCAGATAGTTCTCTCAACATTCTTCAAACAGCACGTTTTGAGAAGCCCTATCGTATGAGCATCGAAACAGATTGCAGCAAATACGCAGAAGCACTACCCAGCGTAGCAGATCCTGGCTCACCAGAAGATACGAGTTCTACCAAAACGGAGGACAACTATGACTACAACGATCAATTTGACAATTAA
- a CDS encoding S8 family serine peptidase, with amino-acid sequence MSSESPMIGTYLWQNGKKINLEKEPDCITVYIYDPRKLELIQKLDGVLDIKNVFNEVYRLMVDNTRLEQIMASLRSQAFDLVCHHAYKPVGTNQTRYYITDKITVKFKEGVDVGVINDYMEEYHLRYVKSYNDRTFLLQITTSTGTNPVKVANYLHEKNETAYCEPNLISRFSAAYIPTDEQFQQQWHLLSKAGPELVADADISVTQAWDITKGNRNIVVAVLDDGFDMSHPDFQGVGKIVYPKDFVEGDMLPNPGPSDFHGTPCAGVAIAEDNGEGVVGAAPGCAFMPVRIPFGADANLLYEIFDYVGKYADVISCSWGPPPVYAPLHQLVYDKLTQLAATGGPRGKGCVILFAAHNFNAPLKDLKNVSGVKYLAGNRIYEHRDPIWNGNATHPDVITVSASTSLNEKAAYSNWGKEVTVCAPSNNYHPLDFSKKLKGRGITTTDNFRLGAYFSPNSRYTNLFGGTSSATPLVAGVAGLILSANPNLTAKEVKQILSETADKIEDNTPDILLNQSKGNYDGSGHSEWFGHGKINAFKAVQQAAALLPVDENNEDADTTPIEEIPLVDEPAVLEDGVLMLKLRTLVKGKMEGNNDSKIYKIKVGKKLTIQMKSKSEETDFDLYLKKGTIPSKNDYDKRSITETSNEKLELENLEAGEYFLLVNSFRGEGEYDLEVNLE; translated from the coding sequence ATGAGTTCTGAATCTCCAATGATTGGCACGTATCTCTGGCAAAATGGTAAAAAAATAAATCTTGAGAAAGAGCCAGATTGCATCACAGTCTATATTTATGATCCTCGCAAACTAGAGTTGATTCAGAAGTTGGATGGAGTATTGGACATCAAAAATGTTTTCAATGAAGTCTATCGTTTGATGGTGGACAATACCCGCCTCGAACAGATTATGGCATCTTTGCGTTCACAAGCCTTTGATCTGGTGTGCCATCATGCTTATAAGCCTGTAGGTACAAATCAAACCCGCTATTACATTACAGACAAAATAACGGTCAAGTTCAAGGAAGGAGTAGATGTTGGAGTTATCAACGACTACATGGAAGAATACCATCTACGTTATGTCAAAAGCTACAATGATCGAACTTTTCTACTGCAAATCACTACTTCAACAGGAACCAACCCCGTAAAAGTAGCCAACTATCTGCACGAAAAAAACGAAACAGCATATTGTGAACCCAATTTAATTAGCCGATTTTCTGCCGCATACATTCCAACTGACGAACAGTTTCAACAACAATGGCACTTGCTAAGTAAAGCGGGGCCTGAACTTGTTGCAGATGCCGATATTTCGGTCACTCAAGCTTGGGACATTACCAAAGGAAATCGAAACATTGTAGTGGCGGTATTGGATGATGGTTTTGATATGTCGCACCCCGATTTTCAGGGAGTTGGGAAGATAGTCTATCCCAAAGACTTTGTGGAGGGAGATATGTTGCCGAATCCAGGACCCTCCGATTTTCATGGCACCCCTTGTGCGGGAGTAGCCATTGCAGAAGACAATGGGGAAGGAGTAGTTGGTGCAGCACCAGGATGTGCGTTTATGCCCGTTCGGATTCCTTTTGGGGCAGATGCCAATTTGTTGTATGAAATATTTGATTATGTAGGCAAATACGCCGATGTTATTTCTTGCAGTTGGGGGCCTCCTCCTGTCTATGCACCTTTGCACCAGTTGGTGTATGACAAACTCACCCAACTTGCTGCAACAGGTGGGCCGAGAGGGAAAGGCTGTGTGATTCTATTTGCAGCCCACAACTTCAATGCGCCTTTGAAGGACTTAAAAAATGTGAGCGGGGTTAAATACTTGGCAGGGAATCGAATATATGAACATCGAGATCCTATTTGGAATGGTAATGCTACGCATCCCGATGTGATTACCGTTTCTGCTTCTACTAGCCTCAATGAAAAAGCCGCTTACAGCAATTGGGGCAAAGAGGTGACAGTTTGCGCTCCGAGCAACAATTACCATCCCTTAGATTTTAGCAAAAAACTGAAAGGTAGAGGTATCACCACAACTGATAATTTTCGATTGGGGGCATATTTTTCACCCAATAGTCGCTATACCAATCTTTTTGGAGGTACTTCCAGTGCTACGCCTTTGGTAGCAGGTGTAGCAGGTTTGATTTTGTCTGCTAATCCCAATCTAACGGCTAAGGAGGTGAAGCAAATACTCAGTGAAACTGCGGATAAAATTGAAGACAATACCCCTGACATATTGCTCAATCAGAGCAAAGGGAATTACGACGGCAGTGGTCATTCTGAATGGTTTGGCCATGGCAAGATAAATGCCTTTAAGGCTGTCCAACAAGCAGCTGCGCTTCTACCTGTAGATGAAAACAACGAAGATGCGGATACTACTCCAATTGAAGAAATACCTCTCGTAGATGAACCTGCTGTTTTGGAGGATGGTGTATTGATGCTCAAACTGCGTACCCTTGTGAAAGGAAAAATGGAGGGCAACAACGATAGCAAAATCTACAAAATCAAAGTGGGAAAGAAATTGACCATTCAAATGAAAAGCAAATCGGAGGAAACCGATTTTGACCTCTACCTCAAAAAAGGAACAATTCCCAGCAAAAATGACTATGACAAACGTTCGATTACCGAAACGTCTAATGAAAAATTAGAGTTGGAAAACTTGGAAGCAGGAGAATATTTTTTGTTGGTAAATTCGTTTAGAGGGGAGGGAGAGTATGATTTGGAGGTGAATTTGGAGTAA
- a CDS encoding biopolymer transporter ExbD, protein MAAIRKKEGKSLPAISTASLPDIIFILLFFFMVATVMRETELKVQVRYPQATELQKLEKKSLVSYIYIGAPTGNYREQYGTAPIIQLNDEFVNREEYKSAIAVFIQNERAKVEETLIPQMTTSLRVDKEVKMGIITDVKQELRKVSALKINYSATQRTSDL, encoded by the coding sequence ATGGCAGCGATTAGAAAAAAAGAAGGGAAGTCACTTCCCGCTATTTCCACAGCTTCTTTGCCCGATATTATCTTTATTCTTTTGTTCTTCTTCATGGTTGCTACTGTGATGAGAGAAACAGAACTAAAGGTACAAGTAAGGTATCCGCAAGCTACAGAGCTTCAAAAATTGGAGAAAAAATCTTTGGTAAGTTATATCTACATTGGTGCACCTACTGGCAACTATAGAGAGCAGTATGGTACAGCCCCTATTATTCAGTTGAACGATGAGTTTGTGAATAGAGAGGAGTACAAAAGTGCTATTGCCGTTTTTATTCAGAACGAACGTGCTAAGGTAGAGGAAACGTTGATTCCTCAAATGACTACTTCTCTTCGTGTAGATAAAGAAGTGAAAATGGGTATCATTACAGATGTGAAGCAGGAACTTCGCAAAGTAAGTGCCTTGAAAATTAACTATTCTGCTACACAGAGAACGAGTGATTTGTAA
- a CDS encoding biopolymer transporter ExbD, with translation MAKRKKRKLEEINASSMADIAFLLLIFFLVTTTMDVDKGLLVLLPPYSEEPPPETKENQRNVLDILVNSRDQLLVKGELTEVRELKDLAVKHVNNRGANPKYSDSPQEAVVSLKSDRGTSYDIYITVQNELKAAYNKMRNDYAKQKFGLLYDDLSKDDQKTVREEYPLKISEAEPEDFTGEGG, from the coding sequence ATGGCAAAACGAAAAAAGAGGAAGTTAGAAGAAATTAATGCGAGTTCGATGGCAGATATTGCCTTCTTGCTACTCATTTTTTTCCTTGTAACGACCACAATGGATGTTGATAAGGGGCTTTTAGTGCTTTTGCCACCTTATTCTGAGGAACCACCACCCGAAACAAAAGAGAACCAACGAAATGTGTTGGATATCTTGGTGAACTCTAGAGACCAACTGTTGGTCAAAGGAGAACTAACAGAGGTGCGTGAACTCAAAGACCTCGCTGTAAAGCATGTTAATAACCGAGGAGCGAATCCGAAATATTCTGATAGTCCACAAGAGGCAGTTGTATCGTTGAAAAGCGATAGAGGTACTTCTTATGATATTTACATCACTGTTCAAAATGAATTGAAAGCAGCTTACAATAAGATGCGGAATGATTATGCCAAACAAAAGTTTGGACTTTTGTACGATGATTTGAGTAAAGATGATCAAAAGACTGTTCGAGAAGAATATCCTTTGAAGATTTCGGAGGCAGAGCCAGAAGATTTTACAGGAGAAGGAGGATAA
- a CDS encoding MotA/TolQ/ExbB proton channel family protein, which produces MKKLFTLLLMCTLAVFGGSTVSAQNNDVTTNVQNVVVDQMTSTTVVPLSSTDEGEETMQELLKRYFIDGDWRFMSVVLICLILGLALCIERILALNLATTNTNKLLQNVEGALQEGDIEKAKEIARSTRGPVASIFYQGLDRVDDGIDIVEKSIVSYGSVQMGLLERGLVWISLFIALAPMLGFMGTVIGMISAFDSIQQAGDISPSLVAGGIKVALLTTVFGLVVAIILQIFYNYIISKLDGIVNSMEDASISLVDLLVKYNVAKRNPSLADG; this is translated from the coding sequence ATGAAAAAATTGTTTACGCTATTACTGATGTGTACACTCGCTGTATTCGGTGGTAGTACTGTTTCCGCACAGAACAACGATGTAACTACAAATGTGCAAAATGTTGTTGTTGATCAAATGACTTCAACGACAGTGGTTCCTCTTTCGAGTACAGACGAAGGAGAAGAGACAATGCAAGAGCTTTTAAAGCGTTACTTCATTGATGGTGACTGGCGTTTTATGAGTGTTGTATTGATTTGTTTAATTTTGGGTTTGGCTCTTTGTATTGAGCGTATTTTGGCGTTGAACTTGGCGACAACTAACACAAACAAGTTGTTGCAGAATGTAGAAGGTGCATTGCAAGAAGGTGATATTGAGAAGGCTAAAGAAATAGCTCGCTCTACAAGAGGCCCTGTTGCTAGTATTTTCTATCAAGGTCTGGATCGAGTAGATGATGGTATTGACATCGTTGAAAAATCAATCGTATCGTACGGTTCTGTTCAAATGGGACTGTTGGAAAGAGGTCTGGTTTGGATTTCTCTTTTCATTGCACTGGCTCCGATGTTGGGATTCATGGGTACAGTAATTGGTATGATTTCGGCGTTTGACTCTATCCAACAGGCGGGTGATATCTCTCCAAGTTTGGTAGCGGGTGGTATCAAAGTAGCACTTTTGACTACGGTATTTGGTCTTGTTGTAGCGATTATCCTACAAATCTTTTACAATTACATCATCTCTAAATTGGATGGTATTGTAAACAGCATGGAAGACGCTTCTATTTCATTGGTTGATTTATTGGTGAAATACAATGTTGCAAAAAGAAATCCATCTTTAGCTGATGGATAA
- a CDS encoding TatD family hydrolase translates to MIQLIDTHAHLYVEQFDEDRVTMLQRAYDAGVQKIFLPNIDSRYIDSLNKLAEQYPQQCYPMMGVHPCSIKGDYKVELDGAYQALKANPTRFAAIGEIGLDFYWDLTYKSEQIEALKTQISWAKEFGLPIVLHSRDSFNETFEIVQSMNDENLTGIFHCFSGSTADAEKVISLNGFYMGLGGVVTYKNSKELSETIENIPLKYFVLETDAPYLVPHTYRKKKHKRNESAFIVAVAEKVAEIKKVSLEEVAAITTQNAIEIFCN, encoded by the coding sequence ATGATTCAACTAATTGATACCCATGCTCATCTTTATGTAGAGCAATTTGACGAAGACCGAGTAACCATGCTTCAACGGGCGTATGATGCTGGCGTTCAAAAAATTTTTTTACCAAATATAGACAGCCGCTATATTGATTCGCTAAATAAATTGGCCGAACAATATCCACAACAATGCTATCCGATGATGGGCGTACATCCCTGCTCTATCAAAGGTGACTATAAAGTCGAACTTGACGGTGCTTACCAAGCACTGAAGGCAAATCCTACCCGTTTTGCAGCTATTGGTGAAATAGGACTTGATTTTTATTGGGATCTCACTTATAAAAGTGAACAAATTGAAGCCCTAAAAACACAAATAAGCTGGGCAAAAGAATTTGGCTTGCCAATTGTGCTACATTCTCGCGATTCCTTCAATGAGACCTTCGAAATCGTTCAATCTATGAACGATGAAAATCTCACAGGTATTTTCCATTGTTTTTCTGGCTCAACTGCTGATGCAGAAAAAGTAATTAGTTTGAATGGATTTTATATGGGGCTTGGAGGAGTGGTTACTTACAAAAATAGCAAAGAATTGTCAGAAACTATCGAAAATATCCCCCTAAAATATTTTGTATTGGAAACAGATGCACCTTATTTAGTGCCACATACCTATCGAAAGAAAAAACATAAAAGAAATGAAAGTGCATTCATTGTAGCGGTTGCAGAAAAAGTGGCGGAGATAAAAAAAGTATCCTTGGAAGAAGTTGCAGCTATTACTACCCAAAATGCAATAGAAATTTTTTGTAATTGA
- a CDS encoding thioredoxin family protein, with product MNKHANQLPHKTKKNSWGYTKRFGICIGILLFFISTKATTQNQEVYFLNTPMTMEQLVLQAKKEHKLIFIYVFEANSPTCAQIENYLFKDSQIAAYHNRNFINYKIDGKIDISQSFVAHFQVTAFPSFLFFSEKGQLLYNTPQKLSAMDYLKLLENIHDTSNSLPVIEGISSNSTSKFDDKLIVPSPDYNASSSDNTPQKSQPNQSIPTKMLNMEEQVKEWQKSYYNKTIGEQELLQYAYWLRKNRQSYHSIVNEYLKTQRGKLQNNTNRQFLYDFSETIENEAIKLLINDIQYFKATQGSEKINQKIKTAIYNSIQTAIKEHDKIIFKNAIDIIHQTDLPFQDAFEFDMKKQYYEGVADWKAFAETAIEYIDSKNITDPILLIELAAKVALHLDDSRYLENALKWAETSVKIENEYPCNYTLAYVYYRKGDYDMAMKVAEYTLKLAEMRQVNSQEIKKLIDDIRIRQK from the coding sequence ATGAATAAGCATGCAAATCAATTGCCGCACAAGACAAAAAAGAATAGTTGGGGATATACCAAACGTTTCGGAATATGTATAGGTATTCTCTTGTTTTTCATTTCTACAAAAGCAACTACTCAAAATCAAGAGGTTTATTTTTTAAATACGCCGATGACTATGGAACAGTTGGTTCTACAAGCAAAAAAGGAACACAAACTGATTTTCATTTATGTTTTTGAAGCCAATTCTCCGACCTGCGCTCAAATTGAAAACTACTTATTTAAAGATTCTCAAATTGCAGCCTACCACAACCGCAATTTTATTAACTACAAAATTGACGGAAAAATAGATATTAGTCAAAGTTTTGTAGCCCATTTTCAAGTAACTGCCTTTCCATCCTTTTTATTCTTTAGTGAAAAAGGACAACTTTTATACAATACCCCTCAAAAATTGTCTGCAATGGATTATTTAAAGTTGCTCGAAAATATCCATGATACATCGAACAGTTTACCAGTAATAGAAGGTATTTCTTCCAACAGTACAAGCAAGTTCGATGATAAACTTATCGTTCCTTCTCCCGATTACAATGCTTCCTCCTCCGACAATACACCCCAAAAATCTCAGCCTAATCAATCCATCCCTACTAAAATGCTGAACATGGAAGAGCAGGTAAAAGAATGGCAAAAATCCTACTACAATAAAACTATTGGAGAACAAGAACTACTTCAATATGCTTATTGGCTAAGAAAAAACCGCCAATCTTACCATTCAATTGTCAATGAGTATTTAAAAACACAAAGGGGAAAACTGCAAAATAACACCAACCGTCAGTTTTTGTATGATTTTTCTGAAACAATAGAAAATGAGGCGATTAAGCTGCTGATAAATGATATTCAATACTTCAAAGCGACTCAAGGCAGTGAAAAAATCAACCAAAAAATCAAAACCGCTATCTACAATAGCATCCAAACTGCCATAAAAGAACACGACAAAATCATCTTCAAAAATGCAATTGACATCATACACCAAACCGACCTACCCTTTCAGGATGCCTTTGAATTTGATATGAAAAAACAGTATTACGAAGGTGTTGCTGACTGGAAAGCTTTTGCCGAAACTGCTATTGAATATATTGACTCCAAAAACATCACCGACCCCATACTCCTCATTGAATTGGCAGCTAAGGTTGCGCTACATCTGGATGATAGCCGCTACTTAGAAAATGCCCTAAAGTGGGCTGAGACATCTGTAAAGATTGAAAATGAGTACCCCTGCAATTATACACTGGCTTATGTTTATTATAGAAAGGGGGATTATGATATGGCGATGAAAGTAGCAGAATATACGCTTAAACTTGCTGAAATGAGACAGGTTAATTCACAAGAAATCAAGAAACTGATTGATGATATTAGGATTAGGCAGAAGTGA